A single window of Botrytis cinerea B05.10 chromosome 3, complete sequence DNA harbors:
- the Bcysh1 gene encoding Bcysh1: MASKRKAAAMAPTVEEPVDPADELTFTNLGGGNEVGRSCHIIQYKGKTVMLDAGMHAGYDGLAALPFYDDFDLSTVDLLLISQ, encoded by the exons ATGGCATCAAAACGTAAGGCTGCAGCCATGGCACCTACGGTGGAAGAACCAGTAGATCCAGCGGATGAACTCACTTTTACGAATCTTGGTGGTGGTAATGAGGTCGGAAGATCTTGTCatataattcaatacaaGGGCAAGACTGTCATG CTCGATGCAGGTATGCATGCTGGCTACGACGGGCTAGCAGCTCTACCTTTCTATGACGATTTTGATTTAAGTACTGTCGATTTACTTTTGATCAGCCAGTAA
- the Bcysh1 gene encoding Bcysh1: MASKRKAAAMAPTVEEPVDPADELTFTNLGGGNEVGRSCHIIQYKGKTVMLDAGMHAGYDGLAALPFYDDFDLSTVDLLLISHFHVDHAASLPYVLAKTNFKGRVFMTHPTKAIYKWLIIDSVRVGGASSGGGSQPVYTEADHLTTFAQIEAIDYHTTHTISSIRVTPYPAGHVLGAAMFLIEIAGLKIFFTGDYSREDDRHLVSAEVPKGVKIDVLITESTYGIASHIPRLEREQALMKSVTSILNRGGRVLMPVFALGRAQELLLILDEYWGKHPEFQKIPIYYASNLARKCMLVYQTYVGSMNENIKRLFRERMAEAEANSTSGGRGGPWDFKYIRSLKNLDRFDDVGGCVILASPGMLQNGISRQLLERWAPSDKNGVIITGYSVEGTMAKQIMQEPDHIQAIMSGPQGFTRRSAPGETEKAMIPRRCSVQEYSFAAHVDGVENREFIEEIAAPVVILVHGEQHNMMRLKSKLLSLNADKTTKVKVFSPKNCEPLRIPFMTSKTAKVVGKLANNPPPTDSAQLITGVLVQNDFKMSLMAPEDLREYAGLTTTTITCKQRMTLSAAGIDLIRWALEGTFGKIDELPESRGQQKHSNENGNGDTHMNGSSAEEADEEIANTNAVTAYLVMGCVTVRYRSNGEVELEWEGNMLNDGIADAIMAVLYSVESSPAAVKQSASKSPHSHSHSPPARNLHAHLTPTERLERLFMFLEAQFGADNLVPITTPRLSTGIPSPSSSPSISSDIKPSSPSDPETSESSETYAQEKELARLHKLGIPVPGIEIKVDKMVAKVWLEDLDVECANRVFGERVRAVVERAVEVTAPLWG; the protein is encoded by the exons ATGGCATCAAAACGTAAGGCTGCAGCCATGGCACCTACGGTGGAAGAACCAGTAGATCCAGCGGATGAACTCACTTTTACGAATCTTGGTGGTGGTAATGAGGTCGGAAGATCTTGTCatataattcaatacaaGGGCAAGACTGTCATG CTCGATGCAGGTATGCATGCTGGCTACGACGGGCTAGCAGCTCTACCTTTCTATGACGATTTTGATTTAAGTACTGTCGATTTACTTTTGATCAGCCA TTTCCACGTCGACCACGCAGCTTCGTTACCATATGTTCTTGCGAAGACCAACTTCAAGGGTCGTGTTTTCATGACACATCCCACCAAGGCTATCTACAAATGGCTCATTATAGACAGCGTAAGGGTTGGAGGGGCATCATCAGGAGGAGGTTCACAACCAGTCTATACCGAAGCCGACCATCTCACTACGTTTGCTCAAATCGAAGCTATAGATTATCATACCACACACACAATCTCTTCGATCAGGGTTACACCATATCCAGCAGGGCATGTACTCGGTGCTGCTATGTTCCTTATTGAGATCGCAGGACTCAAGATATTTTTCACGGGAGATTATTCTCGAGAAGATGATAGACATCTTGTCTCTGCCGAGGTTCCCAAAGGAGTGAAGATTGATGTTCTAATTACCGAATCTACGTATGGTATTGCATCACATATTCCCCGGTTAGAACGAGAACAGGCCCTTATGAAGTCTGTCACTAGTATTCTGAATCGTGGGGGCCGAGTTCTCATGCCGGTTTTTGCGCTTGGTAGAGCTCAAGAACTTCTTTTGATTCTAGATGAGTATTGGGGTAAACATCCGGAATTCCAAAAAATCCCCATCTACTATGCTAGTAACTTGGCTCGTAAATGTATGTTGGTATACCAAACATACGTTGGCTCTATGAACGAAAATATCAAACGACTCTTCAGAGAACGTATGGCCGAAGCTGAAGCCAACTCAACTAGTGGGGGTAGAGGAGGACCATGggatttcaaatatatccGTTCGTTAAAGAACCTTGATCGATTTGACGATGTTGGAGGTTGTGTTATTTTAGCAAGTCCCGGTATGCTACAGAATGGTATCAGTAGACAATTACTAGAACGATGGGCACCAAGTGATAAAAATGGTGTTATCATTACTGGTTACAGTGTCGAAGGTACTATGGCAAAGCAAATCATGCAAGAACCAGATCACATCCAAGCAATTATGTCTGGTCCACAGGGCTTCACACGAAGATCTGCACCGGGAGAAACAGAGAAAGCCATGATACCTAGAAGATGTAGCGTTCAAGAGTACTCCTTTGCAGCGCACGTTGATGGCGTCGAGAACCGGGAATTCATCGAAGAAATCGCTGCTCCTGTCGTG ATTCTCGTCCACGGCGAACAACACAACATGATGCGTCTAAAATCCAAACTTCTCTCCCTCAACGCCGACAAAACAACCAAAGTGAAAGTCTTCTCTCCCAAAAATTGCGAACCATTACGCATCCCCTTTATGACTTCCAAAACCGCCAAAGTCGTCGGAAAACTCGCCAACAATCCTCCACCTACTGATTCTGCCCAACTTATCACTGGTGTACTAGTTCAAAACGATTTCAAAATGTCACTGATGGCTCCCGAAGATTTAAGAGAATATGCTGGATTaactactactactattaCGTGTAAACAGCGTATGACACTTAGTGCGGCGGGTATTGATCTTATAAGATGGGCGCTAGAAGGAACatttggaaagattgatgaattgcCTGAAAGTAGAGGACAACAGAAACATTcaaatgagaatggaaatggggatACGCATATGAATGGATCATCTGCCGAGGAAGCCGACGAGGAAATCGCAAATACGAATGCAGTGACTGCATATTTAGTCATGGGCTGTGTAACAGTGAGGTATAGAAGCAATGGAGAAGTAGAATTAGAATGGGAGGGCAACATGTTGAATGATGGGATTGCGGATGCCATCATGGCGGTGTTATATTCGGTGGAAAGTAGTCCAGCTGCTGTTAAAC AATCTGCAAGCAAATCCCCCCACTCACACTCTCACTCCCCACCAGCCCGCAACCTGCACGCGCACCTAACCCCCACCGAACGTCTCGAACGCCTCTTCATGTTTCTGGAAGCCCAGTTCGGCGCCGACAATCTCGTCCCCATAACCACTCCCCGTCTATCCACCGGaattccatctccctcctcctccccctctaTATCCTCCGATATCAAACCTTCTTCCCCCTCCGATCCGGAAACCTCTGAATCTTCAGAAACGTACGCCCAGGAAAAAGAACTCGCTCGTCTTCATAAACTCGGTATTCCCGTCCCGGGTATCGAAATCAAGGTCGATAAGATGGTGGCGAAGGTATGgttggaggatttggatgtCGAGTGCGCGAATCGGGTATTTGGGGAGAGGGTGAGAGCTGTAGTGGAGAGGGCTGTAGAGGTTACAGCGCCATTGTGGGGTTGA
- the Bcscs7 gene encoding Bcscs7: protein MSPSRTLPTLTQAEVASHNSADSCYVTMGTRVFDVTDFVDSHPGGGELVLEYAGQDVTKILKDELSHTHSEAAYDVLEDSFIGFVATNKVIDTATKSTKPDSIVPLPPSKEGLKELKENGSANSLPVYASTGMSTEDDLNKETDVVNDYKTHKFLDLNKPLLMQIWRGGFSKEFYLEQVHRPRHYKGGESAPLFGNFLEPLSKTAWWVVPMVWVPPVAYGTYLASKGFNNIAGEAAFWFLGLFLWTLVEYILHRFLFHLDKWLPDNRVALTLHFLLHGIHHYLPMDKYRLVMPPTLFVVLATPFWKLAHAVFYWDWHVATAVFCGGIFGYICYDLTHYFLHHRTLPSYWRQLKKYHLQHHFMDYENGFGVTSRFWDCIFGTQLAPAPKTV from the exons ATGTCTCCTTCCCGAACTCTCCCAACCCTTACTCAGGCGGAAGTCGCCTCTCATAACTCTGCAGATAGCTGTTATGTTACTATGGGCACAAGGGTCTTTGACGTTACAGATTTCGTTGACAGCCATCCAGGTGGAGGTGAACTGGTATTAGAATACGCTGGTCAAGATGTGACGAAGATCTTAAAGGACGAGCTCTCGCACACCCATTCCGAAGCTGCTTACGATGTTCTTGAGGATTCTTTTATCGGATTTGTTGCTACAAATAAGGTTATCGATACCGCTACCAAGAGTACAAAACCAGATTCCATTGTTCCACTTCCACCCTCAAAAGAAGGcttgaaggaattgaaagagaatggATCCGCAAATTCTCTGCCTGTTTATGCCAGTACTGGGATGTCCACGGAAGATGACTTGAACAAGGAGACGGATGTTGTAAATGATTACAAGACACACAAGTTCCTTGACCTAAACAAGCCATTGTTGATGCAAATCTGGCGTGGTGGGTTTAGCAAGGAGTTCTACTTAGAGCAAGTCCATCGACCTCGTCATTATAAGGGAGGAGAGTCTGCACCTCTTTTTGGAAACTTCCTTGAACCTTTATCCAAGACAGCTTGGTGGGTTGTGCCTATGGTTTGGGTTCCACCTGTCGCCTACGGCACATACCTCGCGAGCAAAGGATTCAATAACATCGCCGGAGAAGCAGCATTTTGGTTCTTGGGTCTCTTCCTTTGGACTTTGGTGGAGTACATTTTGCATCgattcctcttccacctcgATAA ATGGCTCCCAGATAATCGAGTAGCACTCACGCTCCACTTCTTACTTCACGGCATTCACCACTATTTGCCAATGGATAAGTACCGATTGGTTATGCCTCCTACCCTCTTCGTTGTTTTAGCGACTCCTTTCTGGAAGCTTGCACATGCTGTGTTCTACTGGGATTGGCATGTGGCTACAGCAGTGTTCTGCGGAGGGATCTTTGGATACATCTGTTATGATTTGACACATTACTTCCTCCACCACCGCACACTCCCTTCGTACTGGAgacaattgaagaagtacCATCTTCAACATCACTTCATGGATTATGAAAACGGATTCGGAGTTACCAGCAGATTCTGGGATTGCATTTTTGGAACTCAGCTCGCGCCCGCGCCAAAAACTGTATGA